The following are encoded in a window of Acetobacteroides hydrogenigenes genomic DNA:
- the pyrB gene encoding aspartate carbamoyltransferase — MKNKSLVSINDFSKDEIIRILELAEKFEKNPSQRVLEGKVVASLFFEPSTRTRLSFESAINRLGGRVIGFSEASNTSVSKGESLKDTILTVANYSDLIVMRHPIEGSARFASEVARVPVINAGDGANQHPTQTMLDLYSIRKTQGTLDNLHIVMIGDLKYGRTVHSLLQAMSHFNTKFTFVSPPELKLPNEYKLYLKERGLSFTEETEIGKTVDDADIVYMTRVQRERFSDLMEYEKVKNVYVLKNEMFASSKPNMKILHPLPRVNEISEDVDDNPHAYYFTQALNGVYARMAIMCSILGLEKEIK, encoded by the coding sequence ATGAAAAACAAGAGCCTAGTATCTATTAACGATTTCAGCAAGGATGAAATCATTCGGATTCTCGAACTAGCCGAAAAGTTCGAGAAAAATCCGTCGCAAAGAGTACTCGAAGGCAAAGTAGTTGCATCGCTATTCTTCGAGCCATCAACCCGAACTCGCTTAAGCTTCGAAAGCGCCATTAATCGTCTTGGAGGCCGAGTGATAGGATTCTCCGAAGCTTCAAACACGTCTGTTTCAAAAGGAGAAAGTCTTAAGGACACCATTCTTACCGTAGCAAACTACAGCGACTTAATCGTAATGCGCCATCCAATAGAAGGTAGTGCACGTTTTGCTAGTGAAGTTGCACGTGTTCCTGTTATCAATGCGGGTGATGGGGCCAACCAGCACCCAACCCAAACCATGCTCGACCTATACTCTATCCGAAAAACACAGGGAACACTTGACAACCTACACATTGTAATGATCGGAGACCTAAAGTACGGCAGAACGGTACACTCTCTCCTTCAAGCTATGTCACACTTCAACACAAAGTTCACCTTTGTATCCCCCCCAGAACTAAAGCTACCCAACGAGTACAAGCTATACTTAAAAGAAAGAGGGCTTTCTTTTACTGAAGAAACAGAAATAGGGAAAACAGTTGACGACGCAGACATTGTTTACATGACTAGGGTACAGCGCGAACGTTTCTCAGATCTAATGGAATATGAAAAAGTTAAAAACGTATACGTTCTAAAGAACGAGATGTTTGCTAGTTCAAAACCAAACATGAAAATTCTACACCCACTTCCCCGTGTAAATGAAATTAGTGAGGATGTTGATGACAACCCACATGCATACTATTTTACTCAGGCTTTAAATGGAGTATATGCCCGTATGGCAATTATGTGTTCAATACTAGGATTGGAAAAAGAAATAAAGTAA
- the pyrI gene encoding aspartate carbamoyltransferase regulatory subunit, with amino-acid sequence MSTEKQLKVSAIKDGTVIDHIPAANLFKVIKILHLDECANQITFGTNLESKKLGTKAIVKISDKFFEEEETNKIALIAPDVKLNIIKDYEVVEKREVSIPDELVGICKCANPKCVTNVENVKTRFMVEDKKKISLRCHYCEKLTEQDQIVVIA; translated from the coding sequence ATGAGTACCGAAAAACAGCTAAAAGTAAGCGCCATCAAGGATGGTACTGTTATAGATCACATTCCTGCTGCAAATCTTTTTAAGGTAATCAAGATCCTTCATCTCGACGAATGTGCCAACCAAATAACTTTTGGAACAAACCTCGAAAGCAAGAAGCTCGGAACAAAAGCCATCGTTAAGATATCCGATAAATTCTTTGAGGAAGAAGAAACCAACAAAATTGCGCTAATTGCTCCCGACGTAAAACTTAATATCATTAAAGATTACGAGGTTGTAGAAAAAAGAGAAGTTTCCATTCCCGACGAACTCGTAGGCATATGCAAATGCGCAAACCCTAAGTGCGTAACCAACGTCGAGAATGTAAAAACTCGATTTATGGTAGAAGATAAAAAGAAAATCTCGTTACGTTGCCACTACTGCGAAAAGCTTACCGAACAAGATCAAATTGTTGTTATCGCATAA
- a CDS encoding DUF4293 domain-containing protein, protein MIQRIQTLYLLVAEVITVILFFSKLASFLTTDGQELILKYNGLFQIGNGLLEKMVSTWPLAVILIATAVVGFLVIFLYRRRMFQIRICFFAMFLNFGILILMGYYIYSIAVVGNSTMALSVVDAFPLLSIVLYYLAYRGIAKDEAMVIASSFRTRKK, encoded by the coding sequence ATGATACAACGTATTCAAACCCTCTATCTTTTAGTAGCAGAGGTAATAACCGTAATCCTTTTTTTTTCGAAACTTGCATCATTTTTGACAACTGATGGGCAGGAATTAATTCTAAAGTACAATGGTTTATTTCAGATTGGCAATGGGCTGCTAGAAAAAATGGTTAGTACTTGGCCGTTGGCTGTAATCCTTATAGCAACCGCTGTTGTTGGCTTTTTAGTTATATTTCTGTATCGTCGTAGAATGTTTCAGATTAGAATCTGTTTTTTTGCAATGTTCCTGAACTTTGGTATTCTTATTCTTATGGGATACTATATTTATTCCATAGCTGTGGTTGGAAATAGTACAATGGCTCTATCGGTGGTTGATGCGTTTCCTCTTCTCTCGATTGTGCTCTACTATTTAGCGTATAGAGGAATTGCAAAGGATGAGGCGATGGTTATTGCATCGTCTTTTAGAACCCGAAAAAAATAG
- a CDS encoding IMPACT family protein, whose translation MDDTYKTIEEKAEGIYKEKGSKFIAYAYPIVSEDEAKEIVQGLKKEFYDARHHCYAYRIGAKGESFRMNDDGEPSSTAGRPIYGQLLSYDVTNILVVVIRYFGGTKLGVSGLINAYQSATSDALQNALIVEKTVDITFTAQFGYPMLNEVMKVIKDEQPKIEHQNFDNSCTIRMSIRKSRAEVLEAKLGNIEGLSLDIVGK comes from the coding sequence ATGGACGATACTTACAAAACAATAGAAGAAAAGGCTGAAGGAATATACAAGGAGAAAGGCAGTAAGTTTATTGCTTACGCCTATCCTATTGTAAGCGAGGATGAGGCCAAAGAGATTGTTCAAGGTTTAAAGAAAGAATTCTACGATGCCCGCCATCACTGTTACGCCTATAGGATTGGAGCAAAAGGCGAATCGTTCCGAATGAACGACGATGGCGAGCCATCAAGCACCGCAGGGCGCCCGATATATGGGCAACTCCTGTCGTACGATGTTACTAATATTCTTGTAGTGGTAATCCGCTACTTTGGAGGAACTAAACTCGGCGTATCCGGGCTTATAAATGCATACCAATCAGCCACGAGCGACGCGCTACAAAATGCTTTAATTGTTGAGAAGACTGTTGACATAACATTCACCGCCCAGTTTGGTTATCCAATGCTCAACGAAGTAATGAAGGTGATTAAAGATGAGCAGCCCAAGATTGAGCACCAAAATTTTGACAACAGCTGCACCATTCGGATGAGCATACGCAAAAGTCGAGCAGAGGTACTCGAAGCCAAACTTGGCAACATCGAAGGACTTAGCCTCGATATAGTTGGAAAATAG
- the cysQ gene encoding 3'(2'),5'-bisphosphate nucleotidase CysQ has translation MLQEVEIKHLLLAAIQAAVQAGQAILDVYHSDDFQVNFKSDKTPLTLADRQAHEVIKKHLSKTHIPSLSEEGRNLLYEERKGWDLFWLVDPLDGTKEFIKRNGEFTVNIALIANNYPIMGVIYSPIFETLYFGYTNYGSYKLCSVKPNKPLSFNLDELIGQSDRLPIVKSKDRFTITSSRSHLTSDTEIFIENKKKEHPDLKIIPQGSSLKMCFVAEGIADLYPRLAQTSEWDTAAGQAIVEGAGMKVISAIDGERLHYNKEELNNPWFVCCK, from the coding sequence ATGCTTCAAGAAGTAGAGATTAAGCACCTCCTTTTAGCTGCCATTCAAGCAGCTGTCCAAGCAGGGCAAGCAATTCTAGACGTATACCATTCTGACGATTTCCAAGTTAACTTCAAATCCGACAAGACTCCATTAACCTTAGCAGACAGGCAGGCCCACGAAGTCATTAAAAAGCATCTAAGCAAAACGCACATTCCAAGTCTTAGCGAAGAAGGACGCAATCTACTCTATGAAGAACGAAAAGGATGGGACCTATTTTGGCTTGTAGACCCGCTTGATGGCACAAAGGAGTTTATAAAGAGAAATGGAGAGTTTACGGTAAATATAGCCCTAATAGCAAACAACTACCCTATCATGGGGGTTATTTACTCCCCAATATTTGAAACACTATACTTTGGATATACCAACTACGGCTCTTATAAACTCTGTAGTGTAAAACCAAATAAACCTTTAAGCTTTAATCTGGACGAATTAATAGGACAATCAGATCGTCTCCCTATTGTTAAAAGTAAAGATCGGTTTACCATTACATCTAGCAGATCTCACCTCACCTCCGACACCGAAATCTTTATTGAGAATAAGAAAAAAGAGCACCCTGATCTAAAGATAATACCACAAGGAAGTTCATTAAAAATGTGCTTTGTAGCAGAAGGCATTGCAGACTTATACCCGCGCTTGGCACAAACCTCTGAGTGGGATACAGCAGCAGGACAAGCCATTGTAGAAGGTGCTGGAATGAAAGTCATTTCAGCCATTGATGGAGAACGCCTTCACTATAACAAAGAAGAGCTCAATAATCCTTGGTTCGTATGCTGTAAATAG
- the rd gene encoding rubredoxin: protein MKKYRCKVCGLIYDPAIGDPASNIPPNTPFEDIPNTWHCPICGVTKDDFVEIE, encoded by the coding sequence ATGAAAAAGTATCGTTGTAAGGTCTGTGGACTCATTTACGATCCTGCCATAGGAGATCCTGCATCAAACATCCCCCCGAATACGCCCTTTGAAGACATCCCGAACACGTGGCATTGCCCAATATGCGGCGTAACGAAAGATGATTTTGTTGAAATTGAATGA
- a CDS encoding aminoacyl-histidine dipeptidase gives MSEIEKLHPHLLWKYFLEVCAIPRPSKKENKIIAYLLDFAQKNKLEAKRDEIGNVVIFKKATKGKESLLPVVLQSHMDMVCEKHSDVVHDFETDPIIPHLDGNWIKANGTTLGADDGIGIASQLALLASDDIEHGPIECLFTVDEETGLTGAFEMKPGFFTGKTLINLDSEDEGELFIGCAGGVDTLATFDYDNRPIPSGYVAFRMDVKGLLGGHSGDDIHKGHGNSIKILNRFLWKSTMKYDLCLSEINGGNLRNAIPREAYAIFTIDPACTASLVADFKEFEQDVKSELSLTDGGVALSLSEVEIPEKAICESVQFDLLNALYSCPNGVIAMSFEMPGLVETSTNLASVKMVEGEKIVVTTSQRSSVNSSKVDISQMVESVFRLANASVVHSDGYPGWKPNTNSEILRITEHAYKKLFGEKPIVRAIHAGLECGLFLEKYPDLDMISFGPTIRGAHSPEERLDVQSTQKYWDLLLEVLKDLK, from the coding sequence ATGTCTGAAATAGAAAAATTACATCCGCACTTACTTTGGAAGTATTTTCTTGAAGTTTGCGCCATTCCTCGTCCTTCTAAAAAGGAGAATAAGATAATTGCATACCTACTTGATTTTGCCCAAAAGAATAAACTTGAGGCTAAAAGAGATGAAATAGGGAATGTGGTAATCTTTAAGAAAGCAACAAAGGGTAAAGAGAGTCTACTACCTGTTGTACTCCAAAGCCATATGGATATGGTTTGTGAGAAACATAGCGATGTTGTGCATGATTTTGAAACAGATCCAATAATACCTCACCTTGATGGTAATTGGATAAAGGCTAATGGAACAACGCTTGGTGCTGATGATGGGATTGGCATTGCATCTCAGCTTGCTCTTTTGGCTAGCGATGATATTGAGCATGGCCCCATAGAGTGCCTTTTTACCGTTGATGAAGAAACAGGCTTGACTGGTGCTTTTGAGATGAAACCTGGATTCTTTACAGGAAAAACTCTTATTAATTTGGACTCAGAGGATGAAGGTGAACTCTTTATTGGATGTGCCGGTGGAGTAGACACATTGGCAACTTTTGATTACGATAATCGTCCAATACCGAGTGGCTATGTAGCCTTTAGGATGGACGTTAAAGGTCTTTTAGGAGGTCATTCGGGTGATGATATTCACAAGGGACATGGGAATTCGATAAAGATTCTCAATAGATTTTTGTGGAAGTCTACAATGAAGTACGACCTATGCCTATCGGAGATTAATGGAGGAAATCTTAGGAATGCTATTCCACGCGAAGCCTATGCCATTTTTACCATTGATCCTGCTTGTACTGCTAGCCTTGTTGCCGATTTTAAGGAGTTTGAACAAGATGTGAAGTCAGAACTATCACTTACAGATGGTGGTGTAGCCCTTTCTTTGTCAGAGGTTGAAATTCCCGAAAAAGCAATATGTGAAAGTGTACAGTTCGACTTGTTAAATGCGCTGTACTCCTGTCCTAATGGCGTTATTGCTATGAGTTTTGAGATGCCAGGTTTAGTTGAGACGTCAACTAATTTGGCCTCAGTAAAAATGGTAGAAGGGGAGAAGATTGTAGTAACAACCAGTCAGCGTAGTTCTGTGAATTCGTCGAAGGTTGATATTTCTCAAATGGTTGAAAGCGTATTTCGTCTTGCCAATGCGTCAGTAGTTCATTCTGATGGTTATCCTGGATGGAAGCCAAATACAAATTCCGAGATACTTAGAATAACTGAGCATGCCTATAAGAAACTTTTTGGAGAGAAGCCTATTGTTAGAGCGATACATGCAGGTTTAGAGTGTGGCTTATTCTTAGAGAAGTATCCCGATCTGGATATGATCTCTTTTGGCCCAACAATCCGCGGCGCTCATTCTCCAGAGGAGCGTCTTGATGTTCAATCGACTCAAAAGTATTGGGATTTACTGCTGGAAGTTCTTAAAGATCTAAAATAG